A segment of the Serratia fonticola genome:
TTTCCCAGAGCTGGCAGCCGAGTTCAAACGCCGCATCAACGGTGAACTGCCAGCCAACTGGCAAGCCGAAGCGAAGAAATTCGTTGAGCAGTTGCAGGCCAACCCTGCCAACATCGCCAGCCGTAAGGCATCGCAGAACACCCTGGAAGCCTTTGGCAAAATCCTGCCGGAATTCCTCGGCGGCTCCGCCGACCTGGCCCCAAGCAACCTGACCATGTGGTCTGGTTCTAAATCCCTGGGCGATGACCTGGCGGGTAACTACATCCACTACGGCGTGCGCGAATTCGGCATGACCGCCATCACCAACGGTATCGCGCTGCACGGCGGTTTCCTGCCGTACTCGGCGACTTTCCTGATGTTTGTGGAATACGCCCGTAACGCGGTGCGCATGGCGGCGCTGATGAAAATCCGCAACGTATTTGTCTACACCCATGACTCCATCGGTCTGGGGGAGGACGGCCCGACGCACCAGCCGGTTGAGCAGTTGGCCAGCCTGCGCGTGACGCCAAACATGAGTACCTGGCGTCCGTGTGACCAGGTGGAGTCAGCGATTGCCTGGCAGTACGGTATTGAGCGTAATGACGGCCCGACCACACTGGTATTCTCGCGTCAGAACCTGACCCAACAGCCACGTACCGCCGAGCAGTTGGCGAACGTGTACCGTGGGGGCTATGTACTGAAGGATTGTGCGGGCACGCCTGACGTTATCCTGATTGCCACTGGCTCTGAAGTGGGCATTACCGTGGAAGCGGCCGACAAACTGACTGCCGAAGGGCGTAAAGTGCGCGTGGTGTCAATGCCGTCTACCGACGCGTTCGACAAGCAGGATGCGGCATACCGTGAATCGGTGCTGCCATCTTCCGTAACCGCACGTGTGGCGGTGGAAGCGGGTATCGCGGATTACTGGTACAAATACGTGGGCCTGAACGGGGCTATCGTGGGCATGACCACCTTCGGTGAGTCTGCACCGGCAGAGCAGTTGTTCAAAGAGTTCGGCTTTACCGTCGACAACGTGGTGGCCAAGGCTAACGCGCTGTTGAAATAATCCTTAAGGTTCGAACTGAGCGTTAAGTACAAGGGGCGAGTTTTCGCCCCTTGTTTGTTATCTCACCTGGCAAGGCGACAGTTCGCTTTATTCCCCTGCATTACAAAAACCGTGCGATGGCTTCTCCTACCTGTTGTGTGGAGGCTTTGCCTTGCAGGTCTGGTGTGCGTGGGCCGCTGGCAATGGTTTGTTCAATCGCCGCGAGGATGCCGTCATGGGCCTGGCGATATCGTTCATCTTCCCCACCAATGAAATCAAGCATCATGGCACCCGCCCAGATCATGGCAATCGGGTTGGCGATATTTTTGCCAAAGATATCCGGTGCAGAGCCGTGCACCGGTTCAAACAGCGAGGGGAAGCGACGTTCCGGATTGAGGTTGGCTGAAGGGGCAATGCCCATCGTGCCCGCACAGGCCGGGCCGAGGTCAGAGAGGATATCGCCAAACAGGTTGGAGGCAACGACCACATCGAAACGCTCGGGGTTCAGCACGAAGCGAGCGCAAAGAATATCAATGTGCTGTTTGTCCCAGCTGATTTGTGGGTAGTGCTGCGCCATGGCGGCAACGCGTTCATCCCAATAGGGCATGCTGATAGCCATGCCGTTGGATTTGGTGGCGGCAGTGAGGCGCTGGCGTGGGCGCTGTTGAGCCAGTTCGAAAGCGTATTTCAGGATGCGATCGACGCCTTGCCGGGTGAATATGGACTCCTGAATCACTATCTCGCGGTCGGTCCCTTCGAACATGCGTCCCCCCAGCGAGGAGTATTCCCCTTCGGTGTTTTCGCGCACGACGAAGAAATCGATATCTCCCGGCTTTTTGTTGGCTAATGGGCAGGGCACTCCGGGGAATAGCCGCACCGGGCGCAGATTGACATATTGATCGAAGTCGCGGCGGAATTTCAGCAGTGAACCCCATAGCGAAATATGGTCGGGCACCTTATCCGGCCAGCCAACGGCCCCAAAATAGAGGGCGTCAAACCCTTTTAACTGTGCGAACCAATCATCTGGCATCATTTGGCCATGCTGCTGATAGTAATCACAGCTGGCCCAGTCGAAAGCAGTGAACTCTAGCGCCAGATCCCACTTGGCAGCGGCAGCCTGCAACACGCGGATCCCTTCCGGCATCACTTCCTGGCCAATACCATCTCCTGCCAGGGTGGCGATCCTGTAGGTTTTGTTCATGCGAATTCTCACTTATAGGTAGGGAAGATTGACATCACCCCCATCCTATAATTGACTGATTGTTAATCAATAAGGCAAATGGCAAAACATAAGACACGAATCATGAATAATCTGCCTATCCTGAGCGATCTTCGGGTGTTTGTCCTGGTGGCGCGCCGCGCTGGGTTTGCTGCTGCAGCGGAAGAATTGGGGATGTCACCGGCTTTTATCAGCAAGCGTATTGCGCTGCTGGAAAAGGCGCTTAACGTTTGTCTGCTACATCGTACGACCCGAAGAGTCGCAATCACCGAGGAGGGAGAACGCATTTATGAATGGGCATTGCGTATCCTTAACGATGTCGATCAGATGTTAGATGAGGTGTCCGCGAGTCGTCAGGAACTCCAGGGGACGTTGCGTATCGTCACCAGCTTTGGTTTTGGCCGTCATTTTGTTGCCCCTGCGTTGTCCGAGCTGGCGGCGCAATATCCTGGCCTGGAGCTGCGGTTAGACGTTTCCGATCGATTATTGGATATGGTCAGTGAGGGGTTCGATCTGGATATTCGGGTTGGGGATGATATTGCACCCAATCTGATCGCCCGCAAGCTGGCGCAGAATCACCGTATTTTGTGCGCTGCACCAGAGTATCTGGCAAGGTTCGGTGAACCAAAGAGTCTCAACGATCTTTCCGGGCGCAACTGTCTGGTTATCAAAGAGCGCGATCATCCCTTCGGGCTCTGGCGATTGCAAGGGCCAGGGGGCGAGGAAAATCTCAAGGTGACGGGGGCGTTGTCTTCCAATCACGGGGAGATCGTGCATCAGTGGTGTCTTGAAGGGCAGGGGATCGCATTGCGTTCTTTCTGGGATGTGAAGGAGAATATTGCCAGCGGGCGGTTGGTGCAGATCTTGCCAGAGTATACTCAACCGGCAAATGTCTGGGCTGTGTATGTTTCGCGTCTGGCAACTTCAGCTAAAATACGGGTAACCGTTGAGTTTCTACGTAATTACTTCCAGCGACATTATGGGGCGGTGGCACCGCTGTCTGAATACCTGTCTCGTCGCTGATAGCAAAGGGGTGCAATAGCAATAAGCAGCACCCCTGGAAAGCACAATTACAGCTGAGTCAGTTTTTTCACTTCCAGACTGACCAGTTTCCCTTCCAGTTCCGCCAGGAAGGCATCGTGGTAAGGCATTGCCATATGTTCTTTCAGCGCCTGCTCAGAAGTCCAACGTTCGATAAACACGAAAGCCCCTGGATGCCCTTGCTCTTCATGCAGATCATATTGGATGCAACCTGGCTCGGAACGGCTTGGCGCGACCATTGCACGCACGGCCTTATCCACGGCAGCACGGTGTTCTGGGGTGGCTTTAATCAGGGCAACGACTTTAACTTCACTCATTTTGGCTCCTTGTAGCTATACCCGTCGTCTTTCAAGCTGTAGCGTTGTTTCCTGCACTCACGCATCCCCTGTCACCGACAAAAGTAAGCTCCTGGGGGATGAGTGAGCCCGGCGCCTGGCTGCAACTTGAAATCCATAGGGTATAAAATAGAGGTTTATATTCACTAGTATTCAAGATGTTGCTGGTTACTTCCTACTTGTCTTCGGGAAGACAGAAGAGATTAACAGCTTCACCCAACAAACGCTGAGCTTATTATGGTTGTCTTGGCGTTATCAGCAAGTCATTTGCGCGTTGCAAGTTCAATTTTGCTCCCCGTGGCGGAGAGTAAAAATGTGCGCTAGATCATTTTATTTTCGCAAAATCGTCCCCTCGAGACTGGCTTCTTATCGCACCTGTTCCTTTTGGCAAAACTTTGGTTTATGCTCGGCTGAAGCGTTTCAGTTGGCATTGTGTTCAGCAGAAATGCGGAGTGAGTAGTTGCGCTAAGCAACAGGGTTTGATGAATAATGTAACGCAGCGATTCACATCAGGCAGTGCGCTAAAGTACTCTAGGCGGGATAACCAGTCTGCGCCCCCCTCAAGGCATAACGCCAGCAGGGAGCGCCCTTTTTCAGGGAGTAGCATGACCATCCGCATAGCGATAAACGGTTTTGGCCGTATTGGCCGCAGCGTTTTGCGCGCACTGTATGAATCGGGACGACGTGCCGAAATTTCGGTGGTCGCCATCAACGAACTGGCGCATGCCGAGGGGATGGCCCACCTGCTGAAATATGACTCCAGCCACGGCCGCTTTGCCTGGGATGTTCGTCAGGAGTGCGATGTGCTGAGCGTGGGTGATGACAACATTCGTTTGTTGCACCAGCCTGTGCTGGAACAGCTGCCTTGGGGGGAGCTGGGCGTGGATGTGGTGCTGGATTGCAGCGGTGTGTATGGCAGCAGAGCGGATGGCGAAGCCCATCTGGCGGCAGGCGCGAAAAAGGTGCTGTTTGCCCATCCAGGCGGAAACGATCTGGATGCGACCATTGTGTATGGGGTTAACCACCAGACGTTGCTGGGTGAACACCGCATTGTGTCCAATGCATCCTGTACCACCAATTGCATTATTCCGATTATTAAACTGCTGGACGATGCTTACAGCATTGAGTCGGGCACCGTGACGACTATCCACTCCTCGATGAACGATCAGCCGGTGATAGACGCCTATCATCAGGATTTGCGGCGTACCCGAGCGGCAAGCCAGTCGATTATTCCGGTCGACACCAAGCTGGCAGCCGGCATTACGCGCATCTTCCCGCAGTTTTGCGATCGTTTTGAAGCGATCTCCGTACGTGTGCCGACGATCAACGTAACGGCCATCGATCTCAGCGTCAGTGTGAGTTCCAAGGTGCGGGTCGCAGAGGTCAACCAGCTGTTGCAAAAGGCCGCACAGGGAGCATTTCGTGGTATAGTTGACTATACGGAACTCCCATTAGTGTCGATAGATTTTAACCATGACCCGCACAGCGCCATCGTGGATGGCACGCAAACCCGGGTCAGTGGACAGCACCTGATCAAGACCTTGGTCTGGTGTGATAATGAATGGGGCTTTGCCAACAGGATGTTGGATACAACACGGGCAATGGCTGCAAGCGGTTTCTAGTAAGGCGTCATCAACGTGGTGTTGATGCGTCGTTCAGGCAACTTTATAGAGAATCAACAAAGAGGGTTCACCATGTCTGTAATTAAGATGACCGATCTGGATCTGGCCGGTAAACGCGTTCTGATCCGTTCTGATCTGAACGTACCAGTGAAAGACGGTAAAGTGACTTCCGATGCACGTATCCGTGCTTCCCTGCCGACTATCGAAGCTGCGCTTAAGCAAGGCGCCCGCGTAATGGTAACGTCCCACCTGGGTCGTCCTACCGAAGGCGAGTACAACGAAGAATTCTCCCTGCTGCCAGTGGTCAACTACCTGAAAGATCATCTGAAATCTCCAGTACGCCTGGCGAAGGACTATCTGGACGGTGTTGAAGTTGCAGAGGGTGAACTGGTTGTTCTGGAAAACGTTCGCTTCAATAAAGGCGAGAAGAAAGACGACGAAACCCTGTCCAAGAAATATGCGGCGCTGTGCGACGTGTATGTAATGGATGCCTTTGGTACTGCCCACCGTGCGCAGGCTTCTACCCATGGCGTTGGCAAGTTCGCGCCAGTAGCCTGTGCGGGCCCGCTGTTGTCTGCAGAACTGGAAGCTCTGGGTAAAGCCCTGGGTAACCCAGCTCGTCCAATGGTGGCTATCGTTGGTGGTTCTAAAGTTTCTACCAAACTGACCGTGCTGGATTCTCTGTCTAAAATCGCCGATCAACTGATCGTGGGTGGCGGTATCGCTAACACCTTCGTGGCCGCTCAAGGTCACAACGTAGGTAAATCCCTGTATGAAGCGGATCTGATCCCAGAAGCGAAAAAACTGCTGGAAACCTGTGATATTCCGGTTCCGACCGATGTGCGCGTAGCGACCGAATTCTCTGAAACC
Coding sequences within it:
- the tkt gene encoding transketolase, translated to MSSRKELANAIRALSMDAVQKANSGHPGAPMGMADIAEVLWRDYLKHNPTNPHWADRDRFVLSNGHGSMLIYSLLHLTGYDLPMSELENFRQLHSKTPGHPEYGYTPGVETTTGPLGQGIANAIGFAIAERTLAAQFNRPGHEIVDHHTYAFMGDGCMMEGISHEACSLAGTMKLGKLTAFYDDNGISIDGHVEGWFTDDTAKRFEAYGWHVVRGVDGHDSDAIKAAIEEAHKVTDKPSLLMCKTVIGFGSPHKAGTHDSHGAPLGVAEVAATREALGWKYAAFEIPQDIYAQWDAKEAGKAREAAWDEKLAAYTKAFPELAAEFKRRINGELPANWQAEAKKFVEQLQANPANIASRKASQNTLEAFGKILPEFLGGSADLAPSNLTMWSGSKSLGDDLAGNYIHYGVREFGMTAITNGIALHGGFLPYSATFLMFVEYARNAVRMAALMKIRNVFVYTHDSIGLGEDGPTHQPVEQLASLRVTPNMSTWRPCDQVESAIAWQYGIERNDGPTTLVFSRQNLTQQPRTAEQLANVYRGGYVLKDCAGTPDVILIATGSEVGITVEAADKLTAEGRKVRVVSMPSTDAFDKQDAAYRESVLPSSVTARVAVEAGIADYWYKYVGLNGAIVGMTTFGESAPAEQLFKEFGFTVDNVVAKANALLK
- a CDS encoding tartrate dehydrogenase; amino-acid sequence: MNKTYRIATLAGDGIGQEVMPEGIRVLQAAAAKWDLALEFTAFDWASCDYYQQHGQMMPDDWFAQLKGFDALYFGAVGWPDKVPDHISLWGSLLKFRRDFDQYVNLRPVRLFPGVPCPLANKKPGDIDFFVVRENTEGEYSSLGGRMFEGTDREIVIQESIFTRQGVDRILKYAFELAQQRPRQRLTAATKSNGMAISMPYWDERVAAMAQHYPQISWDKQHIDILCARFVLNPERFDVVVASNLFGDILSDLGPACAGTMGIAPSANLNPERRFPSLFEPVHGSAPDIFGKNIANPIAMIWAGAMMLDFIGGEDERYRQAHDGILAAIEQTIASGPRTPDLQGKASTQQVGEAIARFL
- a CDS encoding LysR substrate-binding domain-containing protein, which codes for MNNLPILSDLRVFVLVARRAGFAAAAEELGMSPAFISKRIALLEKALNVCLLHRTTRRVAITEEGERIYEWALRILNDVDQMLDEVSASRQELQGTLRIVTSFGFGRHFVAPALSELAAQYPGLELRLDVSDRLLDMVSEGFDLDIRVGDDIAPNLIARKLAQNHRILCAAPEYLARFGEPKSLNDLSGRNCLVIKERDHPFGLWRLQGPGGEENLKVTGALSSNHGEIVHQWCLEGQGIALRSFWDVKENIASGRLVQILPEYTQPANVWAVYVSRLATSAKIRVTVEFLRNYFQRHYGAVAPLSEYLSRR
- a CDS encoding putative quinol monooxygenase, producing MSEVKVVALIKATPEHRAAVDKAVRAMVAPSRSEPGCIQYDLHEEQGHPGAFVFIERWTSEQALKEHMAMPYHDAFLAELEGKLVSLEVKKLTQL
- the epd gene encoding erythrose-4-phosphate dehydrogenase; protein product: MTIRIAINGFGRIGRSVLRALYESGRRAEISVVAINELAHAEGMAHLLKYDSSHGRFAWDVRQECDVLSVGDDNIRLLHQPVLEQLPWGELGVDVVLDCSGVYGSRADGEAHLAAGAKKVLFAHPGGNDLDATIVYGVNHQTLLGEHRIVSNASCTTNCIIPIIKLLDDAYSIESGTVTTIHSSMNDQPVIDAYHQDLRRTRAASQSIIPVDTKLAAGITRIFPQFCDRFEAISVRVPTINVTAIDLSVSVSSKVRVAEVNQLLQKAAQGAFRGIVDYTELPLVSIDFNHDPHSAIVDGTQTRVSGQHLIKTLVWCDNEWGFANRMLDTTRAMAASGF
- the pgk gene encoding phosphoglycerate kinase, which gives rise to MSVIKMTDLDLAGKRVLIRSDLNVPVKDGKVTSDARIRASLPTIEAALKQGARVMVTSHLGRPTEGEYNEEFSLLPVVNYLKDHLKSPVRLAKDYLDGVEVAEGELVVLENVRFNKGEKKDDETLSKKYAALCDVYVMDAFGTAHRAQASTHGVGKFAPVACAGPLLSAELEALGKALGNPARPMVAIVGGSKVSTKLTVLDSLSKIADQLIVGGGIANTFVAAQGHNVGKSLYEADLIPEAKKLLETCDIPVPTDVRVATEFSETATATLKSASEIKDDEQILDLGDVSAERLAKILKDAKTILWNGPVGVFEFPNFRKGTEIVARAIADSEAFSIAGGGDTLAAIDLFGIADKISYISTGGGAFLEFVEGKQLPAVVMLEERAKK